The following coding sequences are from one Streptomyces sp. NBC_01294 window:
- a CDS encoding UDP-N-acetylmuramate dehydrogenase yields MPPARGTSEDGPWPRRDARGTDRTLVHVQELHDAPLAPLTTFRLGGPAARLVTATTDAEVVAAVRAADESGTPLLIIGGGSNLVIGDQGFDGTALRIATTGFDLDGTRLELAAGENWSDAVARTVETGLAGIECLAGIPGSAGATPIQNVGAYGQEVCDTITEVVAYDRTTGETVTLGAAECAFRYRNSTFKDQPDRYVVLRVRFALEDAGGLSAPIKYPETARALGVEAGDRVPAATARETVLRLRAGKGMVLDPADHDTWSAGSFFHNPILTDEAYSAFLARAQDRLGPDTAPPAYPAGDGRTKTSAAWLIDKAGFTKGYGAGPARISTKHTLALTNRGEATTEDLLTLAREVVAGVHAAFGVTLVNEPVTVGVSI; encoded by the coding sequence ATTCCGCCGGCACGGGGGACGAGCGAGGACGGTCCGTGGCCCCGCAGGGATGCGAGGGGCACGGACCGTACTCTTGTCCACGTGCAGGAACTCCACGACGCCCCCCTCGCCCCGCTGACCACCTTCCGTCTCGGTGGTCCCGCCGCCCGCCTGGTCACCGCGACCACCGACGCCGAGGTGGTCGCCGCCGTGCGCGCCGCGGACGAGAGCGGCACCCCGCTCCTGATCATCGGCGGCGGCAGCAACCTGGTCATCGGCGACCAGGGCTTCGACGGCACCGCCCTGCGCATCGCGACCACCGGCTTCGACCTGGACGGGACGCGGCTGGAACTCGCCGCCGGCGAGAACTGGAGCGACGCCGTCGCCCGCACCGTCGAGACCGGCCTCGCCGGCATCGAGTGCCTCGCCGGGATCCCCGGCTCGGCCGGTGCCACGCCCATCCAGAACGTGGGGGCGTACGGCCAGGAGGTCTGCGACACCATCACCGAGGTCGTCGCCTACGACCGCACCACCGGCGAGACGGTCACCCTCGGCGCCGCCGAGTGCGCCTTCCGGTACCGCAACAGCACCTTCAAGGACCAGCCCGACCGCTACGTCGTGCTGCGCGTGCGCTTCGCCCTGGAGGACGCCGGCGGGCTCTCCGCGCCGATCAAGTACCCCGAGACCGCGCGCGCCCTCGGGGTCGAGGCCGGCGACCGGGTCCCCGCCGCCACCGCCCGCGAGACCGTGCTGCGCCTGCGCGCCGGCAAGGGCATGGTCCTGGACCCCGCCGACCACGACACCTGGTCGGCCGGCTCCTTCTTCCACAACCCGATCCTGACCGACGAGGCCTACAGCGCCTTCCTCGCCCGCGCCCAGGACCGCCTCGGCCCCGACACCGCCCCGCCCGCGTACCCCGCCGGCGACGGCCGTACGAAGACCAGCGCGGCCTGGCTGATCGACAAGGCCGGTTTCACCAAGGGCTACGGCGCCGGCCCCGCGCGCATCTCCACCAAGCACACCCTCGCGCTGACCAACCGCGGCGAGGCCACCACCGAGGACCTCCTCACCCTGGCTCGCGAGGTCGTCGCGGGCGTCCACGCGGCCTTCGGCGTCACCCTGGTCAACGAGCCGGTGACGGTCGGCGTCAGCATCTGA
- a CDS encoding DUF3291 domain-containing protein, whose product MPDIPWSTPTAPAPDAEVYVMASRFETETLAGAVRFFLKAPGIIGQIRKAPGAHGVALRARVFSRTFLTLSAWEDRDALYRFARSEPHRSSSRAASAYMRESAFTFWTARAGELPLGWAEAERRLAEQKTEY is encoded by the coding sequence ATGCCCGACATCCCCTGGTCCACGCCCACCGCACCGGCCCCCGACGCCGAGGTCTACGTCATGGCCTCCCGCTTCGAGACCGAGACCCTCGCCGGCGCCGTCAGGTTCTTCCTCAAGGCCCCCGGCATCATCGGCCAGATCCGCAAGGCCCCCGGCGCCCACGGCGTCGCCCTGCGGGCGCGCGTCTTCAGCCGCACCTTCCTCACCCTCTCCGCCTGGGAGGACCGGGACGCGCTGTACCGCTTCGCCCGCAGCGAGCCCCACCGTTCCAGCTCCCGCGCCGCCAGCGCGTACATGAGGGAATCGGCCTTCACCTTCTGGACCGCACGGGCCGGCGAACTGCCCCTCGGCTGGGCGGAGGCCGAGCGCCGCCTCGCCGAGCAGAAGACGGAGTACTGA
- a CDS encoding MFS transporter, which translates to MHTQDSDTRLRGPAVWALVLTGTASFMAALDNLVVTTALPAIREDLGGRLEDLEWTVNAYTLTFAVLLMFGAALGDRFGRRRLFIAGLTVFTGASAAAALSPGIDALIAARAVQGVGAAVMMPLTLTLLTAAVPAARRGMALGIFSAVGGIAVASGPLIGGSLTEHISWQWIFWLNVPIGLALIPLARLRLAESTAPGARLDLPGTLLISGGLFGIVYALVNANAEGWTSAPVLTGLIVGAALVGGFIHHGFHNANPMLPMRLFRNRGFLGVNLAGLLMFLGMFGSIFLLSQFLQGVAGHSPTEAGLRMLPWTGMPMIVAPLAGILSDRIGGRPVVVAGLALQALGLGWFAAILSTDVSYAAQLPPLILSGIGMALYFAPAANVLMSTVSPADQGKASGANNALREVGGALGVAVLASVFSAQGGFESPQAFTDGTIPALWIGAGAVALAAAFALLLPRRATPSPLPAAVGEAVAAPEKVPAAG; encoded by the coding sequence GTGCACACACAAGACTCGGACACCAGGCTCCGCGGGCCGGCCGTCTGGGCCCTCGTCCTCACCGGCACGGCCAGCTTCATGGCCGCACTCGACAACCTGGTCGTCACCACCGCCCTCCCCGCCATCCGCGAGGACCTCGGCGGCCGGCTGGAGGACCTGGAATGGACGGTGAACGCGTACACGCTCACCTTTGCCGTCCTCCTCATGTTCGGCGCCGCCCTCGGTGACCGCTTCGGCCGCCGCCGGCTCTTCATCGCCGGCCTCACCGTCTTCACCGGCGCCTCCGCCGCGGCCGCCCTCTCGCCCGGCATCGACGCGCTGATCGCGGCCCGCGCCGTGCAGGGCGTCGGCGCCGCGGTCATGATGCCGCTCACCCTCACCCTGCTCACCGCCGCCGTCCCGGCCGCCCGCCGCGGCATGGCCCTCGGCATCTTCAGCGCCGTCGGCGGCATCGCCGTCGCCAGTGGCCCCCTCATCGGCGGCAGCCTCACCGAGCACATCTCCTGGCAGTGGATCTTCTGGCTCAACGTCCCCATAGGCCTCGCCCTGATCCCGCTCGCCCGGCTGCGCCTCGCCGAGTCCACCGCCCCCGGGGCCCGCCTCGACCTCCCCGGCACCCTGCTCATCAGCGGCGGCCTCTTCGGCATCGTCTACGCCCTGGTCAACGCCAACGCCGAGGGCTGGACCAGCGCCCCCGTCCTCACCGGCCTGATCGTCGGCGCCGCGCTCGTCGGCGGCTTCATCCACCACGGCTTCCACAACGCCAACCCCATGCTCCCCATGCGGCTCTTCCGAAACCGCGGCTTCCTCGGGGTCAACCTGGCCGGCCTGCTGATGTTCCTCGGCATGTTCGGCTCGATCTTCCTGCTCAGCCAGTTCCTCCAGGGCGTCGCCGGCCACTCGCCCACCGAGGCCGGACTGCGCATGCTCCCCTGGACCGGCATGCCGATGATCGTCGCCCCGCTGGCCGGGATCCTCTCCGACCGCATCGGCGGCCGCCCCGTCGTCGTCGCCGGACTGGCCCTCCAGGCCCTCGGCCTCGGCTGGTTCGCGGCGATCCTGAGCACCGACGTCTCGTACGCGGCCCAGCTCCCGCCGCTGATCCTGAGCGGGATCGGCATGGCCCTCTACTTCGCCCCCGCCGCCAACGTTCTGATGTCCACGGTGTCGCCCGCCGACCAGGGCAAGGCCTCCGGCGCCAACAACGCCCTGCGCGAGGTCGGCGGAGCCCTCGGCGTCGCGGTCCTGGCCTCGGTCTTCTCCGCCCAGGGCGGCTTCGAATCCCCGCAGGCCTTCACCGACGGCACCATCCCCGCGCTGTGGATCGGCGCCGGCGCCGTCGCCCTGGCCGCCGCCTTCGCCCTGCTCCTGCCGCGCCGGGCGACGCCCTCCCCGCTCCCCGCCGCCGTCGGCGAGGCCGTCGCGGCGCCCGAGAAGGTGCCCGCCGCAGGCTGA
- a CDS encoding TetR/AcrR family transcriptional regulator, which yields MVRMSADERRESVIRAAMHEFARGGYYGTSTDAIAKRVGVSQPYLFRLFPNKQAIFLAASERCLKDTREVFADAAEGLHGEEALHAMAAAYTRLIAEDPDKLQMQLQVYVTVAAAEAAGDHAFGEAVRAGWMELWDTAHLPLGGDAKETTTFMAYGMLINTLAAMGFPPGHRVWEGLYPSARAKGHPEK from the coding sequence ATGGTGAGGATGAGTGCGGACGAGCGGCGTGAGAGCGTCATCCGCGCGGCGATGCACGAGTTCGCGCGCGGTGGTTACTACGGGACCTCCACCGACGCCATCGCCAAGCGGGTGGGGGTTTCGCAGCCGTACCTGTTCCGGCTCTTCCCCAACAAGCAGGCGATCTTCCTGGCCGCCTCCGAGCGCTGCCTGAAGGACACGCGGGAGGTCTTCGCCGACGCGGCCGAAGGGCTGCACGGCGAGGAGGCGCTGCACGCCATGGCCGCCGCGTACACCCGGTTGATCGCCGAGGACCCGGACAAGCTCCAGATGCAGCTCCAGGTCTACGTCACGGTGGCCGCGGCCGAAGCGGCCGGCGACCACGCGTTCGGCGAGGCCGTCCGCGCCGGCTGGATGGAGCTCTGGGACACCGCCCACCTGCCGCTGGGCGGCGACGCGAAGGAGACCACGACCTTCATGGCGTACGGGATGCTGATCAACACCCTTGCCGCCATGGGGTTCCCGCCCGGACACCGGGTCTGGGAGGGGCTCTACCCGTCGGCCCGGGCCAAGGGCCACCCGGAGAAGTGA
- a CDS encoding MaoC family dehydratase translates to MAAQIQYADVEVGTELPAASFPVTRATLVRYAGASGDFNPIHWNEKFAKEVGLPDVIAHGMFTMAEAIRVVTDWVGDPGAVVEYGVRFTKPVVVPNDDQGGLIEVTAKVAAKLDDNRVRVDLTAMSAGQKVLGMSRAVVELA, encoded by the coding sequence ATGGCAGCGCAGATCCAGTACGCCGACGTCGAGGTCGGCACCGAGCTGCCGGCGGCGTCCTTCCCCGTGACGCGCGCCACGCTCGTCCGGTACGCGGGCGCCTCGGGCGACTTCAACCCGATCCACTGGAACGAGAAGTTCGCCAAGGAGGTCGGACTGCCGGACGTGATCGCGCACGGCATGTTCACCATGGCCGAGGCGATCCGTGTGGTCACCGACTGGGTGGGCGACCCGGGTGCGGTCGTCGAGTACGGCGTGCGCTTCACCAAGCCGGTCGTGGTCCCGAACGACGACCAGGGCGGCCTGATCGAGGTCACCGCCAAGGTCGCCGCCAAGCTGGACGACAACCGTGTCCGGGTCGACCTGACGGCGATGAGCGCCGGCCAGAAGGTCCTGGGCATGTCCCGCGCCGTGGTCGAGCTGGCCTGA
- a CDS encoding MaoC family dehydratase N-terminal domain-containing protein gives MALDQSFVGRSYPPTDPYEVGREKIREFAVAVGDANPVYTDPEAAKSYGYSDVIAPPTFVFAITFAAAGQVVEDPQLGLDYSRVVHGDQKFAYSRPVRAGDRLSVTSTIEAVKSLAGNDIIDIRGEVHDETGEHVVTAWTKLVSRAPEEA, from the coding sequence ATGGCTCTCGACCAGTCCTTCGTGGGGCGGAGCTACCCGCCCACCGATCCGTACGAGGTCGGCCGGGAGAAGATCCGCGAATTCGCGGTCGCGGTGGGTGACGCCAATCCCGTCTACACCGACCCCGAAGCCGCCAAGTCGTACGGCTACTCCGACGTGATCGCGCCGCCGACCTTTGTGTTTGCCATCACTTTCGCAGCGGCCGGCCAGGTCGTCGAGGACCCGCAGCTGGGCCTGGACTACAGCCGCGTCGTGCACGGCGACCAGAAGTTCGCGTACTCCCGCCCGGTGCGCGCCGGTGACCGGCTCTCGGTGACCTCCACCATCGAGGCCGTGAAGTCGCTCGCGGGCAACGACATCATCGACATCCGCGGCGAGGTCCACGACGAGACCGGCGAGCACGTGGTGACGGCGTGGACGAAGCTCGTCTCCCGCGCCCCCGAGGAGGCCTGA
- the rpmG gene encoding 50S ribosomal protein L33: protein MAATDVRPKITLACVECKERNYITKKNRRNNPDRLEMKKHCPRCNSHTAHRETR, encoded by the coding sequence GTGGCTGCCACCGACGTCCGCCCGAAGATCACGCTGGCCTGCGTGGAGTGCAAGGAGCGGAACTACATCACCAAGAAGAACCGGCGTAACAACCCGGACCGTCTTGAGATGAAGAAGCACTGCCCGCGTTGCAACTCGCACACCGCGCACCGCGAGACCCGCTGA